One region of Esox lucius isolate fEsoLuc1 chromosome 17, fEsoLuc1.pri, whole genome shotgun sequence genomic DNA includes:
- the LOC105029211 gene encoding SAM pointed domain-containing Ets transcription factor, giving the protein MSSPGESLSSEGSSPVFPSRPLGDRAGAGETWEMEETKPRMESLESRGLTGFYLSCFDMLFTEDSGWLVKVSEASPGLACAMPFPTPRTEPSEEPEQCPVIDSQALGLSPEQDGVQEEERSLEQVQSMVVGEVLKDIETACKLLNITPDPIEWSCSNVQKWLLWTEHLYRLPQAGKAFQELTGKDLCAMSEEDFRQRSPQCGDTLHAHLDIWKSAAWMKERCSVGDSKITGGEELWSEADSSCSGQPIHLWQFLRELLLKPHNYGRCIRWLNKEKGIFKIEDSAHVARLWGLRKNRPAMNYDKLSRSIRQYYKKGIIRKPDVSQRLVYQFVHPV; this is encoded by the exons ATGTCGAGTCCAGGGGAGAGTCTGTCATCAGAGGGCAGCAGCCCAGTCTTCCCATCCCGTCCCCTGGGAGACAGGGCCGGAGCTGGAGAGACCTGGGAGATGGAAGAGACCAAGCCCCGCATGGAGTCTCTCGAGAGTCGCGGCCTAACAGGTTTCTACCTATCCTGCTTCGACATGCTCTTCACAGAGGACTCCGGTTGGCTTGTTAAGGTGTCGGAGGCATCCCCAGGTCTGGCTTGTGCAATGCCTTTCCCCACACCCAGGACGGAGCCCTCAGAGGAGCCAGAGCAGTGTCCGGTCATCGACAGTCAAGCCCTGGGGCTGTCCCCGGAGCAGGACGGGGTCCAGGAGGAGGAACGCTCCCTAGAGCAAGTCCAGAGCATGGTGGTTGGTGAGGTGCTGAAGGACATCGAGACGGCCTGCAAGTTGCTTAACATCACCCCAG ATCCCATCGAGTGGAGTTGCAGTAATGTTCAAAAATGGTTGCTTTGGACCGAGCACCTGTATAGACTGCCTCAGGCTGGCAAGGCCTTTCAGGAGCTCACCGGGAAAGACCTTTGTGCCATGAGTGAAGAGGATTTCAGGCAGAGGTCCCCGCAGTGTGGAGACACCCTGCATGCCCACCTGGACATCTGGAAGTCAG CCGCCTGGATGAAAGAGAGGTGTTCTGTTGGAGACAGCAAAATCACAG GTGGAGAGGAGCTGTGGTCAGAGGCCGACTCGTCATGCTCAGGTCAGCCCATTCACCTGTGGCAGTTCCTCCGAGAGCTGCTTCTAAAGCCGCACAACTACGGACGCTGCATCCGCTGGCTCAATAAAGAGAAAG GTATTTTCAAAATCGAGGACTCTGCTCATGTGGCGAGACTGTGGGGTCTGAGGAAGAACCGTCCGGCGATGAACTATGACAAGCTGAGTCGCTCTATACGGCAATACTACAAGAAGGGCATAATTCGCAAACCCGACGTCTCCCAGAGACTGGTCTACCAGTTTGTCCACCCAGTATGA